A genome region from Flavobacterium sp. CFS9 includes the following:
- a CDS encoding patatin-like phospholipase family protein — protein sequence MPTDQLLYKNTTLERFFSPLEKDASRVIPFFQKTKAFCISQFSISISSATLFFFLLLLINSQKTFSQEQKKDTIKRPKIGLVLSGGGAKGFAHIGVLKVLEEAGIKIDYIGGTSMGSIIGGLYASGYNASQIDSIFKKTNFDELINDYIPRSSKNFYGKKNDELYAVVLPFSKFRIGIPEALSKGMYNYNLLSDLTRNVRHVRDFNQLPTPFLCIGTNIETGEEVLLNKGNLVQAMMASSAFPSLFTPVEIDGNLLVDGGVVNNYPIKEVRNLGADIIIGVDVQDDLMNRKNLKNATKILVQITNLQSIDKMKSKIKDTDVYIKPDIRDYGVISFDKGEEIIRKGEEAAFAVYERIKSLTDEAHFYKKPKLKIASDTLQIKEINSENLENYTKEYIRGKLRFKPGSTITYNDLKRGINNLNATQNFSTISYCLQPDDQQDDLDIVLKENPTQTFLKLGLHYDGLYKSGILLNLTHKKTFLKNDVTSLDVILGDNFRYDFNYYIENGFNISFGFQSRLNQFNRNVTTSINTLTAQNPNVNLINVDFLDITNQAYFQTIFVQKFLMGGGFEYKYLKIDSPTLTNTVNTIEKSSYLSLFGYLKYDSFDSKSFPRSGLYFSTDLQTYLASSDYTRQFKPFSIAKAEISFVKTFFRKATIKIDADAGFNIGSDSVPFFDFILGGYGYSKINNFNYFYGYDFLSIAGNSFIKTGITLDYEIFKKNHVNLSANFANLGDDIFTKVDWISMPKYTGYAVGYGLETIIGPIEIKQSWSPEMSKSYTWFSIGFLF from the coding sequence ATGCCTACAGATCAACTGCTTTACAAAAATACCACATTAGAACGTTTCTTTTCTCCACTAGAAAAAGACGCTTCTAGAGTCATTCCGTTTTTTCAGAAAACAAAAGCCTTTTGTATTTCGCAGTTCTCTATTTCAATCTCCAGTGCAACTCTATTCTTCTTTTTGCTATTGCTGATCAATTCGCAAAAAACATTTTCGCAGGAACAGAAAAAGGACACTATTAAAAGGCCTAAAATCGGATTGGTTTTAAGTGGTGGCGGTGCCAAAGGATTCGCCCATATTGGAGTTTTAAAAGTTCTGGAAGAAGCCGGAATTAAAATCGACTATATTGGCGGTACCAGTATGGGGTCTATAATCGGCGGACTTTACGCTTCCGGTTACAATGCCTCCCAAATCGACTCTATCTTCAAGAAAACCAACTTTGATGAACTCATCAACGATTACATTCCGCGATCGTCCAAAAATTTTTATGGCAAAAAAAATGATGAGTTGTATGCCGTTGTGTTGCCTTTCAGTAAATTCAGAATCGGGATTCCGGAAGCCCTGTCAAAAGGAATGTACAATTACAATTTGTTAAGCGATCTTACCCGAAATGTACGTCATGTACGTGATTTCAATCAGCTTCCAACTCCTTTTCTATGTATTGGAACGAACATTGAAACCGGAGAAGAAGTTTTGCTAAACAAAGGAAATCTCGTTCAGGCGATGATGGCAAGTTCAGCATTCCCCTCCCTCTTCACCCCTGTTGAAATCGACGGAAATTTATTGGTAGATGGAGGTGTGGTCAACAACTATCCCATAAAAGAAGTTCGTAATTTGGGCGCTGATATTATCATTGGTGTCGATGTTCAGGATGATCTTATGAATCGTAAAAACCTAAAAAACGCCACCAAGATACTCGTACAAATTACCAATCTGCAGTCTATTGATAAAATGAAAAGCAAAATCAAGGATACCGATGTTTATATCAAACCGGACATTCGTGATTATGGTGTCATTTCATTTGACAAAGGAGAAGAAATTATCCGAAAAGGAGAAGAAGCAGCTTTTGCGGTCTATGAAAGAATCAAATCTTTAACCGATGAAGCTCATTTTTATAAAAAACCCAAATTAAAAATCGCAAGTGATACACTACAGATCAAAGAAATAAACAGTGAAAATCTTGAGAATTACACGAAAGAATACATTCGTGGAAAGCTGCGTTTTAAACCCGGAAGTACTATAACCTATAACGATCTTAAAAGAGGAATCAATAACCTGAATGCTACCCAGAACTTCAGTACCATTTCCTATTGCCTGCAACCGGATGACCAACAGGACGATCTTGATATAGTTTTAAAAGAAAATCCCACTCAGACTTTTTTAAAACTAGGTCTGCACTATGACGGACTCTACAAAAGTGGAATTCTGCTCAATCTTACCCACAAAAAGACCTTTTTAAAAAATGATGTTACCTCGCTTGACGTTATTTTGGGAGATAACTTCAGGTACGACTTCAACTATTATATAGAAAACGGTTTTAATATCAGTTTTGGATTTCAGTCCCGTCTAAATCAATTCAATCGAAATGTCACTACTAGTATTAATACCTTAACGGCGCAGAATCCAAATGTAAATCTGATTAATGTTGACTTTTTAGACATTACCAATCAGGCCTATTTTCAAACCATCTTTGTACAAAAATTTTTAATGGGTGGAGGCTTTGAGTACAAATACTTAAAAATAGACTCTCCAACACTTACCAACACAGTAAACACTATCGAAAAGAGCAGCTATCTTAGTCTTTTTGGTTATTTAAAATACGATTCATTCGACAGTAAAAGTTTCCCTCGCTCCGGCTTGTACTTCTCTACCGATTTACAAACCTACTTAGCGTCATCTGATTATACGCGACAATTTAAACCTTTCTCGATTGCAAAGGCCGAAATTTCTTTTGTAAAAACGTTTTTTAGAAAAGCAACTATCAAAATTGATGCCGACGCGGGGTTTAACATTGGCAGCGACAGTGTTCCGTTTTTCGACTTTATACTCGGAGGATACGGCTATAGCAAAATCAACAACTTCAATTATTTTTATGGATACGATTTTCTAAGTATAGCCGGAAACAGTTTTATAAAAACGGGAATTACTCTCGATTATGAAATTTTCAAAAAGAATCACGTAAATCTTTCTGCTAACTTTGCCAACTTGGGAGATGATATTTTCACGAAGGTTGACTGGATTTCAATGCCAAAATATACCGGATATGCTGTTGGTTACGGATTGGAAACCATCATTGGTCCAATCGAGATTAAACAATCCTGGTCTCCTGAAATGTCTAAAAGCTACACTTGGTTCAGTATTGGGTTTTTATTTTAG
- a CDS encoding tryptophan 2,3-dioxygenase family protein, translating to MNPTDHSESILKEIDLKFQAINQKTDVHLEGLLWSKPITYWDYIQTDALLSLQTQRTTLPDEMVFIMYHQVNELIFKMILWEIDQIADTQNIQVAFFSERLSRITRYFDMLTNSFSIMENGMEVDQYMKFRNTLTPASGFQSAQYRLIEFASTDVINLTDRRYKPNFDENTPLETSFEHLYWQAAGKDYQTGEKSYLLQEFENKYKDQFLRQMSTFKSKNIWQKFTQLPLDDQQNQELIDAMRHYDKTVNITWVMQHLNTARKYILESGKGNGEATGGSDWQKYMHPKYQRRIFFPKLWTEEELSNWGNETTN from the coding sequence ATGAACCCTACTGATCATTCAGAATCAATTTTAAAAGAAATTGACCTTAAATTCCAAGCCATAAATCAAAAAACTGATGTACATTTAGAAGGATTACTTTGGTCAAAACCTATCACCTACTGGGACTACATTCAAACCGATGCCCTGTTAAGTTTGCAAACCCAACGCACTACGCTTCCTGATGAGATGGTTTTCATCATGTACCATCAGGTAAACGAATTGATCTTTAAAATGATTTTGTGGGAAATTGACCAAATCGCTGACACACAAAACATTCAGGTTGCCTTTTTCAGTGAAAGATTATCAAGAATCACACGATACTTTGACATGCTGACCAATTCGTTTAGCATCATGGAAAACGGAATGGAAGTTGATCAATACATGAAATTCAGAAATACACTTACTCCTGCCAGTGGCTTTCAAAGTGCACAATATCGATTAATCGAATTTGCATCAACCGATGTGATCAATTTAACCGATCGTAGATACAAACCAAACTTTGACGAAAATACTCCGTTAGAAACCAGTTTCGAACATTTATATTGGCAGGCTGCGGGAAAAGACTACCAAACCGGAGAAAAATCATATTTGCTTCAGGAATTTGAAAACAAGTATAAAGATCAGTTCTTAAGACAAATGTCAACTTTTAAATCAAAAAACATCTGGCAGAAATTTACTCAGCTACCTTTAGATGACCAACAAAATCAAGAATTAATTGATGCAATGCGTCATTATGACAAAACGGTAAACATCACCTGGGTAATGCAGCATCTGAACACTGCAAGAAAATACATACTGGAAAGCGGAAAAGGAAACGGAGAAGCTACCGGAGGAAGTGACTGGCAAAAATATATGCACCCAAAATACCAAAGACGCATCTTTTTTCCTAAATTGTGGACCGAAGAAGAATTGTCCAATTGGGGAAATGAAACAACCAATTAA
- a CDS encoding peptidoglycan DD-metalloendopeptidase family protein, with product MKKAFVIIIVLFSIFSCNKTAEKVETKISKPKTKKVEFGFNYADFNVIHDTIKKGDSFGSIIQSQNIGDKKVYDVVEQIKDSFNVRTIRYNKPYTILRSKNKTNKLQVFIYQPDPLTYYVIDLRDSIAKASKKIKPVTLKRKIIGGVLKSSLSETLGNESVEAALASRITKVFSWSIDFFKLKKGDRYGLIFTERFINGKTYDGVEDLEAAFFEYKGKIIYAFPFEKDTTSGKIEYYDDQGKTLKNFFLKTPIKFSRITSRFTANRFHPVQHTWKAHKGTDYAAPTGTPISTTASGVVEATGYTAGNGNFVKVKHNGTYSTQYLHMSRILVRRGQRVTQGQTIGLVGSTGLATGPHVCYRFWKNGVQVDALRLNLPTGESLTGNYKTRFFQQIEPLKRELDSIGNL from the coding sequence TTGAAAAAAGCATTCGTAATCATAATCGTTTTATTCTCAATATTTTCATGCAATAAAACTGCCGAAAAAGTTGAAACTAAAATCTCTAAGCCAAAAACTAAAAAAGTAGAATTTGGTTTTAATTACGCTGATTTCAATGTTATTCACGATACTATTAAAAAAGGAGATTCCTTTGGATCCATCATTCAGAGTCAGAATATTGGAGACAAAAAAGTCTATGATGTTGTAGAACAGATTAAAGATTCTTTTAATGTAAGAACCATTCGCTACAACAAACCTTATACGATACTTCGTTCAAAAAACAAAACAAACAAGTTACAGGTTTTTATATATCAGCCGGACCCGCTGACTTATTATGTCATAGATTTAAGAGACAGCATTGCAAAAGCCAGCAAAAAAATAAAACCTGTCACTTTAAAACGTAAAATTATCGGAGGAGTTCTAAAAAGCTCATTATCCGAAACTCTGGGTAACGAAAGCGTGGAAGCCGCTCTTGCCAGCAGAATTACCAAAGTTTTTTCATGGTCGATTGACTTCTTCAAACTAAAAAAGGGAGATCGTTATGGATTAATTTTCACGGAACGTTTTATTAACGGCAAAACCTACGATGGCGTTGAAGATCTCGAAGCAGCCTTCTTTGAATATAAAGGAAAAATCATTTATGCCTTCCCATTTGAAAAAGATACCACTTCAGGAAAGATAGAATACTATGACGATCAGGGAAAAACGTTGAAAAACTTTTTCTTAAAAACCCCGATTAAATTCAGCCGAATCACTTCGAGATTTACTGCGAACCGCTTCCACCCGGTACAACATACCTGGAAAGCTCATAAAGGAACGGATTATGCCGCCCCAACCGGAACACCAATTTCAACAACTGCTTCGGGAGTTGTAGAAGCAACAGGATACACCGCTGGAAACGGAAACTTTGTAAAAGTAAAACACAACGGAACTTATTCTACTCAATATTTACACATGTCCCGAATTTTAGTTCGACGCGGTCAGCGTGTGACACAGGGACAAACCATTGGATTAGTTGGCAGCACCGGTCTTGCGACAGGGCCTCACGTTTGCTATCGTTTCTGGAAAAATGGCGTTCAGGTAGATGCTTTAAGACTTAACTTACCAACAGGAGAATCTCTAACCGGAAATTACAAAACGCGTTTCTTTCAGCAAATTGAACCTTTGAAAAGAGAACTGGACAGTATTGGGAATCTATAA
- the hppD gene encoding 4-hydroxyphenylpyruvate dioxygenase, producing the protein MSKEVKSVEYGLEKIFEGAQDFLPLLGTDYVEFYVGNAKQSAHYYKTAFGYQSLAYAGLETGVKDKASYVLKQDKIRIVLTTPLTQDSPIHEHLKKHGDGVKVAALWVEDARSAYEETIKRGARSFMEPTVESDEFGEVVRSGIYTYGETVHIFVERKNYNGIFLPGYQEWKSDYNPEPTGLKYIDHMVGNVGWNEMNIWVKFYEEVMGFVNFLSFDDKQITTEYSALMSKVMSNGNGRIKFPINEPAEGKKKSQIEEYLDFYGGPGIQHIAIATDDIIKTVSQLRARGVEFLSPPPHTYYEAIPERLGVHMDMMKEDINEIEKLAIMVDADEDGYLLQIFTKPVQDRPTLFFEIIQRMGAKGFGAGNFKALFESIEREQELRGTL; encoded by the coding sequence ATGAGTAAAGAAGTAAAATCAGTAGAATACGGATTGGAAAAAATCTTCGAAGGAGCACAGGATTTTCTTCCGTTATTAGGAACCGACTATGTAGAATTCTATGTCGGGAATGCAAAACAATCGGCACATTATTACAAAACAGCTTTCGGATATCAGTCATTAGCTTATGCCGGATTAGAAACCGGAGTAAAAGACAAAGCTTCTTATGTTTTAAAACAAGACAAAATCAGAATTGTTCTAACAACTCCGTTAACACAGGATTCACCAATTCACGAACACCTTAAAAAACATGGTGACGGTGTAAAAGTAGCCGCTCTTTGGGTAGAAGATGCCAGAAGTGCTTATGAGGAAACTATAAAACGTGGTGCCCGCTCTTTTATGGAACCAACAGTTGAATCGGACGAATTTGGAGAAGTGGTTCGTTCCGGAATTTACACTTACGGAGAGACAGTTCACATTTTTGTGGAAAGAAAAAACTACAATGGTATTTTCCTTCCGGGGTATCAGGAATGGAAATCGGATTACAATCCGGAGCCAACCGGTTTAAAATACATCGACCACATGGTTGGAAATGTAGGCTGGAACGAAATGAATATTTGGGTAAAATTCTACGAAGAAGTAATGGGATTCGTCAATTTCTTATCGTTCGATGACAAACAGATTACCACAGAATACTCAGCATTGATGAGTAAAGTAATGTCAAACGGAAACGGAAGAATTAAATTCCCTATTAACGAACCTGCAGAAGGAAAGAAAAAATCACAAATTGAAGAGTATTTAGATTTCTATGGTGGTCCCGGAATTCAGCACATAGCCATTGCTACAGATGACATCATCAAAACGGTATCCCAATTGAGAGCACGAGGTGTTGAATTTTTATCTCCTCCTCCTCATACATACTATGAAGCGATTCCTGAGAGATTGGGCGTACACATGGACATGATGAAAGAAGACATTAACGAAATCGAAAAACTAGCCATCATGGTCGATGCAGACGAAGACGGTTACTTGTTACAAATATTTACGAAGCCTGTTCAGGACCGACCAACACTATTTTTCGAAATTATACAAAGAATGGGGGCAAAAGGATTCGGTGCAGGAAACTTTAAAGCTCTTTTTGAGTCAATCGAAAGAGAACAGGAATTGAGAGGAACGCTGTAA
- a CDS encoding homogentisate 1,2-dioxygenase translates to MPLYHKLGDFPQKRHTQFEKPNGGFYYEQLFGTEGFHGHSSLSYHVHRPTQVKEILNSYSVEPKIAIGKNIKSLLFKGFELKPENDFLDSRKAMMVNKDCIIGLAAPKESLRNYFYKNADADEMLFIHKGKGKLRTMLGNIPFEYGDYLIIPRGIIYQIEFETEENRLFYVESYSPFYTPKRYKNQSGQHLEHSPFCERDFILPSELETHDEKGDFLIKIKKEGMIHEVVYATHPFDVVGWDGYNFPYGFSIHNFEPITGRVHQPPPVHQTFETATFVVCSFCPRLYDYHPKAIPAPYNHSNIDSDEVLYYVDGDFMSRNNIEQGHITLHPKGIPHGPAPGAMERSIGHTETQELAVMVDTFRPLMVTEEAMGLDDGQYYKSWCE, encoded by the coding sequence ATGCCATTATATCACAAACTTGGAGACTTCCCTCAAAAGAGACACACACAATTCGAAAAACCTAACGGAGGTTTTTACTACGAACAATTATTCGGAACCGAAGGTTTTCATGGACACTCGTCATTATCGTATCATGTTCACAGACCTACTCAGGTAAAAGAAATTTTAAATTCCTATTCCGTTGAGCCAAAAATTGCCATCGGAAAAAATATAAAATCATTACTTTTTAAAGGTTTTGAATTAAAACCTGAAAATGATTTTCTGGACAGCCGTAAAGCCATGATGGTTAATAAAGACTGTATCATTGGACTGGCAGCTCCTAAAGAATCACTTCGAAATTATTTCTACAAAAATGCCGATGCTGATGAAATGCTTTTCATCCACAAAGGAAAAGGAAAATTAAGAACCATGTTGGGTAACATTCCATTTGAATATGGCGATTACCTGATTATTCCACGAGGCATTATTTACCAAATCGAATTCGAGACCGAAGAAAACCGACTTTTTTATGTCGAATCCTACTCTCCTTTTTACACTCCAAAACGTTACAAAAACCAATCCGGACAACATTTAGAGCATTCGCCATTTTGCGAACGCGACTTTATTTTGCCAAGTGAATTGGAAACACATGACGAAAAAGGTGATTTTTTAATTAAAATCAAAAAAGAAGGCATGATTCACGAAGTGGTTTATGCTACACATCCATTTGATGTTGTGGGCTGGGACGGTTACAATTTCCCATACGGATTCTCGATTCATAATTTTGAACCTATAACGGGACGTGTTCACCAACCACCTCCGGTACACCAAACATTCGAAACGGCCACTTTTGTCGTTTGTTCTTTCTGCCCAAGACTTTACGATTATCATCCGAAAGCAATTCCGGCACCATACAATCATAGTAATATAGATTCTGATGAAGTTTTATATTATGTAGATGGTGACTTCATGAGCCGTAACAATATTGAGCAGGGTCATATCACTTTACACCCAAAAGGAATCCCACACGGTCCAGCGCCAGGCGCAATGGAACGCAGCATTGGCCACACAGAAACACAGGAATTAGCCGTTATGGTTGATACTTTCCGTCCGCTTATGGTTACAGAAGAAGCCATGGGACTTGACGACGGTCAGTATTACAAATCCTGGTGTGAGTAA
- a CDS encoding DUF3108 domain-containing protein: MKKIVLLILVLTTLGFDTQKEDAFDTGEYFKFRIHYGIINAGYATLEIKDATINNKKVFHAVGKGYTTGMSKFFFKVEDLYESYFDKQNGDPYRYVRKINEGGYTKNQEGFFDQSEKKVLVKDYKRKTEKTIVITDNVQDIISSFYYLRNHPNIDKLKSGEAITIDMFFDDEITKFKLKYVGRQDITTKFGTVSSMVFKPLVQTGRVFKEKESVTLWITDDENKVPIRIKADLAVGSLKADLDEYKGLKNPFKAKK, from the coding sequence ATGAAAAAAATAGTCCTGCTCATATTAGTTCTTACGACCTTAGGTTTTGACACTCAAAAAGAAGATGCTTTCGACACCGGAGAATATTTCAAATTCAGAATTCATTACGGAATTATAAACGCCGGTTACGCTACTCTCGAAATTAAAGACGCGACAATCAACAATAAAAAAGTATTTCATGCCGTAGGAAAAGGATATACAACCGGAATGTCGAAATTTTTCTTTAAAGTAGAAGATCTTTATGAAAGTTATTTTGACAAGCAAAACGGAGATCCTTATCGCTACGTTCGAAAAATAAACGAAGGAGGTTACACCAAAAATCAGGAAGGCTTTTTCGACCAGTCTGAGAAAAAAGTTTTAGTAAAAGATTATAAGCGCAAAACAGAAAAAACAATCGTAATTACAGACAATGTTCAGGATATCATCTCTTCCTTTTATTATTTGAGAAACCATCCAAACATTGACAAACTCAAATCAGGCGAAGCCATCACCATTGATATGTTTTTTGATGATGAAATCACAAAATTTAAGTTAAAATATGTAGGCCGACAGGATATTACAACTAAATTTGGCACCGTTTCTTCCATGGTTTTCAAACCACTGGTGCAAACGGGGAGGGTTTTCAAAGAGAAAGAAAGCGTAACCCTTTGGATTACAGACGACGAAAACAAAGTTCCGATACGCATAAAAGCAGATTTGGCTGTTGGATCACTTAAAGCCGACCTTGACGAATATAAAGGATTAAAAAATCCATTTAAAGCAAAAAAATAA